A stretch of Desulfobacter hydrogenophilus DNA encodes these proteins:
- a CDS encoding SelB C-terminal domain-containing protein, which translates to MSTSQFKEIMGVSLKYLIPRLEYFDARNVAIRIGEIRKLRGVSTHKLFLLARRKIWQRLRMPTTAEMQ; encoded by the coding sequence TTGTCAACGTCACAGTTTAAGGAGATTATGGGGGTGTCCCTGAAATATTTGATCCCCCGGCTGGAATATTTTGATGCCCGGAACGTGGCGATCCGGATTGGCGAGATACGTAAGCTCAGGGGAGTTTCAACCCATAAACTTTTTTTATTGGCAAGGAGGAAAATATGGCAGAGGTTAAGAATGCCGACAACGGCGGAGATGCAGTAA
- a CDS encoding universal stress protein has product MKDIKRIVAPIDFSDNTETVVSAAACIAGKFSAYLDLIFVVQKFEDYTSFFTPPANLPAMRDDLLNAAKERMNAFVEAHKEEFKALGISTVNGQVISGDIAEAIVNYAEWANAQLIIMGTHGYKGFNRIVFGSVAEKVVKTACCPVMTVNPYREECEKNSE; this is encoded by the coding sequence ATGAAAGATATTAAACGTATTGTAGCCCCTATAGATTTTTCAGATAATACAGAAACGGTTGTCAGTGCGGCTGCGTGTATTGCTGGCAAGTTTTCAGCATATCTTGACTTGATTTTTGTTGTTCAAAAATTTGAGGATTATACATCATTCTTTACTCCTCCGGCGAATCTACCTGCGATGAGAGACGATTTGCTTAATGCTGCTAAAGAACGGATGAACGCCTTTGTAGAAGCACATAAGGAAGAGTTCAAAGCGTTGGGTATATCTACTGTTAACGGACAAGTTATCTCTGGAGATATTGCAGAGGCAATTGTGAATTATGCTGAATGGGCAAACGCACAACTTATTATCATGGGTACTCATGGATATAAAGGTTTTAATCGAATAGTGTTTGGCAGCGTAGCAGAAAAGGTTGTTAAAACAGCATGTTGTCCGGTTATGACCGTCAATCCTTATCGCGAGGAATGTGAAAAGAATTCGGAATAG
- a CDS encoding DUF3360 family protein, producing the protein MVAHKEKSYGEKRKKASEFKTRAEYLDHELTIMKFRRWRVNLPFRDYGIEIEDVVPALAATIGKVVMVTAMVAAFADQYALTPAFIAENVRLEMLIAGAVFVMLFSAFLNPNSNLAGTHGPMIPLIPIVAAAGGHPLALGILIGLFGLILAITKGGSKLMNLTGIGVRGGLLIYLGAVGLIGQIGKLGKWATAGGVSTVSFVVISVTVLVYAYLARIQKRWLAIPLCSAIAGIIAFTMGADFSFSTPPGLPHFDPMWWWGTNTGWKMGLPNLGHFIAVIPFAILAVAMWSPDYLGHRVFQELNYPKEAKAVLMDVDDTMMVASIRQAIGSCLGGGNIASSWGTYMIPAAIAKRPIPGGAVLTGIFCVVAGILGYPMDLAMWEPVLRVALIVGVFLPLLEAGMQMVSNHKDSQSAGTCIFACAFVNPVFGWSAAMLLDNLGLIGDTDRAKTLNWNEKLIIPGIMFIVCVVSLGLVGQLPGIPGIF; encoded by the coding sequence ATGGTAGCGCACAAAGAGAAGTCATATGGCGAAAAACGTAAGAAAGCAAGTGAGTTTAAGACTCGAGCTGAATATCTTGACCATGAACTGACTATTATGAAATTCCGTCGCTGGCGGGTCAACCTGCCCTTCCGGGATTACGGAATAGAGATCGAGGACGTTGTACCGGCACTTGCCGCCACCATTGGAAAGGTTGTAATGGTAACTGCCATGGTAGCCGCCTTTGCAGACCAGTACGCTCTTACCCCCGCATTCATTGCAGAGAACGTCAGGTTAGAGATGCTGATCGCAGGTGCTGTCTTTGTTATGCTTTTTTCGGCATTCCTTAATCCGAACTCAAACCTTGCGGGCACCCACGGCCCGATGATTCCCCTTATCCCGATTGTTGCTGCGGCTGGCGGACATCCTCTGGCTCTGGGCATTCTGATAGGCTTATTCGGCCTTATTCTCGCCATCACAAAAGGCGGTTCCAAGCTGATGAATCTGACCGGAATCGGAGTTCGGGGAGGACTTCTGATCTATCTGGGTGCCGTTGGGCTTATAGGACAGATCGGCAAACTTGGAAAATGGGCGACAGCAGGTGGCGTCAGCACGGTTTCCTTCGTGGTCATCAGCGTCACCGTGCTTGTTTATGCCTACCTGGCGCGTATCCAGAAGCGCTGGTTGGCCATCCCTCTTTGTTCCGCCATCGCAGGCATCATCGCATTTACAATGGGCGCTGATTTCAGCTTTTCTACCCCGCCGGGACTTCCCCATTTTGATCCCATGTGGTGGTGGGGTACTAATACAGGATGGAAAATGGGACTTCCGAATCTCGGCCATTTCATCGCCGTTATTCCGTTCGCCATTCTGGCCGTTGCCATGTGGTCGCCGGATTACCTTGGACACCGGGTATTCCAGGAACTCAACTACCCGAAAGAGGCCAAAGCCGTACTTATGGACGTTGACGATACCATGATGGTGGCATCTATTCGCCAAGCCATCGGTTCCTGCCTTGGCGGCGGCAATATCGCCTCCTCTTGGGGGACATACATGATTCCCGCAGCCATTGCCAAGCGCCCCATACCCGGCGGTGCGGTTCTCACCGGCATTTTCTGCGTGGTGGCCGGAATACTCGGCTACCCCATGGACCTTGCCATGTGGGAACCTGTTTTGCGAGTGGCACTTATTGTTGGCGTATTCCTGCCACTCCTTGAAGCGGGGATGCAAATGGTAAGCAACCATAAGGATTCCCAGAGCGCCGGAACCTGTATTTTTGCCTGCGCATTTGTAAACCCGGTGTTTGGCTGGTCCGCTGCCATGCTCCTGGACAACCTGGGGCTCATCGGCGATACTGACCGTGCCAAAACACTCAACTGGAATGAGAAACTGATCATCCCAGGTATCATGTTTATCGTCTGTGTGGTTTCCCTTGGGCTGGTGGGTCAGCTTCCCGGGATACCCGGCATCTTCTAA
- a CDS encoding DUF294 nucleotidyltransferase-like domain-containing protein produces MANKVIRKFFFSIIVPSILTILLFITSMYVILIPSFEKNMMDNKKEMIREVTNTAWSLIKEYDDEYKDSSITLEEAQDLASKKIEKMRYGAEGKDYFWIADMKSVMIMHPYRPELNNLMLDDYKDPNGVRLFVEASNVVETMGEGFINYMWQWKDDATQIVPKLSYVKGFENWGWIIGTGIYLDDVQAEIGALKGRLTRISLLISTIIILILVFIIRQSLKIEDRRKKAEDDLLHSKQKYKTLVEASSEGTIMIKDSRIIFSNHMFEQLTGKTHEELAASKFEELFSISWEEILRSFEKPNKSTSIETQVKQGEAEFHDVVISVAKIFFEEQEAYVVVTKDISRKKQTEKIVQNLSSELQSSLLLMNQPISQFAKPIVKSNLQTTVTEAASLMERKKMNLIFIADNDKMLGVVNDSDLRKRVLAKGKDGKSPVVEVMTSPIICISNAALLYEVVLEFRKQNVSHLAIKNDENEIIGVLSREDILEIQHNSLSYILREIEYAENVNELKKIYDKIPVLVNALMESGNKTELITHIITSVSDAITNRIVTFALEDHGEPPCRFAFVALGSEGRKEQTIATDQDNAIIFEDVGENNAQKIKNYFLKFAETVNNHLAHVGYELCIGEIMAKNPKYTLSLSDWKKQFTSWINTPKPQNILDTTVFFDFRCIYGDNFFTDELRKHINLLIDKKAVFVYLLAQTVIRYKSPLNMFGNIAGGDNETFDIKKILLPIVTFIKVFSLQGKIAETNTLRRLEQLLNQNVVQKPMYEELTQAYNFLMGLRFQTQTNALKEFRKPDNIINVENLTEIEKSTLKKVFSLISEMQTKLNLEFKER; encoded by the coding sequence ATGGCAAATAAAGTCATACGAAAATTTTTTTTCTCTATTATCGTCCCGTCCATACTTACTATTTTGCTTTTTATCACTTCGATGTATGTGATCCTGATACCATCATTTGAAAAAAACATGATGGACAATAAAAAGGAAATGATCAGGGAAGTGACCAACACTGCATGGAGTTTAATCAAAGAGTATGATGATGAATACAAGGATTCTTCGATTACTCTTGAGGAAGCACAAGACCTTGCGTCAAAGAAAATCGAAAAAATGCGATATGGTGCCGAGGGAAAAGACTATTTTTGGATTGCGGATATGAAATCAGTTATGATTATGCATCCTTATCGTCCCGAACTGAATAATTTAATGCTGGATGACTATAAAGACCCCAATGGCGTTCGGTTGTTTGTTGAGGCAAGCAACGTTGTAGAAACAATGGGTGAAGGGTTTATCAACTACATGTGGCAATGGAAAGACGATGCCACCCAAATTGTTCCAAAGTTATCATACGTAAAAGGATTTGAAAACTGGGGATGGATCATCGGAACCGGTATTTATCTGGATGATGTGCAAGCTGAGATAGGCGCTTTAAAAGGAAGGTTGACACGGATTTCATTATTAATATCAACGATAATTATACTTATCCTTGTATTTATAATCAGACAAAGCCTTAAAATTGAAGATAGGCGAAAAAAGGCCGAAGATGACCTTTTACACTCAAAGCAAAAATACAAAACCCTTGTGGAAGCTTCATCAGAGGGAACAATAATGATCAAAGACAGCAGGATCATTTTTTCCAATCATATGTTTGAACAGTTAACCGGAAAAACACATGAAGAACTTGCTGCGTCTAAATTTGAGGAGCTTTTCAGTATTAGCTGGGAAGAAATTTTACGGTCTTTCGAAAAACCCAACAAATCCACTTCCATTGAAACCCAGGTAAAGCAAGGTGAGGCTGAATTTCATGATGTTGTGATCTCAGTCGCAAAGATTTTTTTTGAAGAACAGGAAGCATATGTTGTGGTCACAAAAGATATATCACGAAAAAAACAAACAGAAAAAATCGTTCAGAATTTAAGCAGTGAACTTCAAAGCTCGCTATTATTAATGAATCAGCCAATTTCACAATTTGCAAAGCCAATTGTGAAAAGCAACCTGCAAACAACCGTAACTGAAGCTGCTTCATTAATGGAGCGGAAAAAGATGAACCTCATTTTTATTGCAGATAATGATAAAATGCTTGGTGTTGTTAATGATAGTGACCTGCGTAAAAGAGTTTTGGCAAAAGGCAAAGATGGCAAGTCCCCGGTTGTGGAGGTGATGACCTCCCCAATTATTTGCATTTCAAATGCAGCCTTGCTTTATGAAGTCGTTTTGGAATTCAGAAAACAAAACGTCAGCCATCTGGCTATAAAAAACGATGAAAATGAAATTATCGGTGTCCTTAGCCGTGAAGACATACTTGAAATTCAGCATAATTCATTAAGCTATATCCTCAGGGAAATTGAATATGCCGAAAATGTTAATGAACTTAAAAAGATCTATGACAAAATACCCGTCCTGGTTAATGCATTAATGGAAAGTGGTAATAAAACTGAATTGATAACCCATATTATTACATCCGTATCCGATGCAATTACAAATCGTATCGTCACTTTTGCTTTGGAAGACCACGGAGAACCGCCATGCAGGTTCGCTTTTGTTGCATTGGGCAGTGAAGGAAGAAAAGAACAAACCATTGCCACTGACCAGGACAATGCCATTATTTTTGAAGATGTTGGGGAAAACAATGCCCAAAAAATTAAAAACTATTTTTTGAAATTTGCCGAAACGGTTAACAATCACCTGGCCCATGTCGGATATGAATTATGTATCGGTGAAATAATGGCCAAAAATCCCAAATACACTTTAAGCTTATCTGATTGGAAAAAGCAATTTACAAGCTGGATTAACACACCCAAACCTCAAAACATATTAGACACCACCGTTTTTTTCGATTTCAGGTGTATTTATGGCGATAATTTTTTCACAGACGAACTAAGAAAACATATCAACCTGCTTATTGATAAAAAAGCCGTTTTTGTTTATCTGCTTGCCCAAACGGTTATTCGGTACAAGTCCCCGTTAAACATGTTTGGAAATATTGCCGGTGGTGATAATGAAACATTCGATATTAAAAAAATACTTCTTCCGATTGTTACGTTTATTAAGGTTTTCTCACTGCAAGGCAAAATTGCAGAAACCAATACGTTACGACGACTTGAACAATTATTAAATCAAAACGTGGTTCAAAAACCCATGTATGAGGAATTAACACAAGCATACAATTTTTTAATGGGATTACGTTTTCAAACCCAAACTAATGCATTAAAAGAATTCAGAAAACCTGATAATATCATCAATGTTGAAAACTTAACTGAAATTGAGAAATCAACTCTAAAAAAAGTGTTTTCATTAATTTCTGAAATGCAGACAAAATTAAATTTGGAATTTAAAGAAAGGTAG
- a CDS encoding DUF2333 family protein, whose amino-acid sequence MAEVKNADNGGDAVKKKSFLKNILLPKWFILTVLILGVSGYATCWSMGSWKDFTAKRGGQTPGTQAALETDVTHDTFSAVMDATHGIQTTHQPAAQKQDFHVIAQPAPEAQKDTAPLTTLSNKTVNEKKATSHVVATPADGHGTTAHAAPVRTGPRGVAFVEACIKPLDYELNHRFLGWRPNDIIRIADNIKNLQLGILEVTRRTAVALAENLSRTGSNDAYVPSLEYAMNSFMIKPSEYMFPSAEGKYQEGLDEWQNYQHMLERGEERFYRRVDNLVPLLKAYESILGSCDENLVKDLGNISTFKADDVFYYTKGVATAMGTILEALALDFDDTIGSVQGMDVLHHTIEALHHASHMDPWMVIEGNPDGIFANHRANTAASISHARFYLDLLSRSLTGNL is encoded by the coding sequence ATGGCAGAGGTTAAGAATGCCGACAACGGCGGAGATGCAGTAAAGAAAAAGAGTTTTTTAAAAAATATACTTCTACCCAAATGGTTTATTCTCACGGTGCTGATCCTGGGTGTTTCCGGGTATGCCACATGTTGGAGCATGGGTTCGTGGAAGGATTTTACGGCAAAAAGGGGCGGGCAAACCCCTGGGACGCAAGCTGCCCTGGAAACAGACGTGACCCATGACACTTTCAGCGCGGTAATGGACGCCACACATGGTATCCAGACCACGCATCAGCCTGCCGCTCAAAAACAGGATTTCCACGTAATCGCCCAGCCTGCACCTGAAGCCCAAAAGGATACAGCTCCTCTCACGACTCTTAGTAATAAGACCGTCAATGAAAAGAAAGCAACCAGTCATGTGGTTGCAACACCGGCAGACGGACATGGGACGACGGCGCATGCCGCGCCGGTACGCACAGGCCCCCGGGGAGTGGCCTTTGTGGAAGCTTGCATCAAGCCCCTTGACTATGAATTAAACCATAGGTTTTTGGGATGGCGGCCCAATGACATCATTAGGATTGCCGATAATATTAAGAATTTGCAATTGGGCATTTTGGAAGTGACCCGCAGGACGGCTGTGGCCTTGGCCGAAAATTTGTCACGGACCGGGAGCAACGACGCCTATGTTCCCAGTCTGGAATACGCCATGAATTCATTCATGATTAAGCCCTCCGAATATATGTTTCCCTCGGCTGAAGGCAAATATCAGGAGGGGTTGGACGAGTGGCAAAACTATCAGCACATGCTGGAAAGAGGTGAGGAACGATTTTACCGACGGGTGGACAACCTGGTTCCTTTGCTCAAGGCATATGAGAGCATCCTGGGGAGTTGCGATGAGAATTTAGTCAAGGACTTGGGAAATATCAGTACTTTTAAGGCTGATGATGTCTTTTACTACACAAAAGGCGTGGCGACTGCTATGGGCACCATCCTTGAGGCGCTCGCCCTGGATTTTGACGATACCATTGGATCTGTTCAGGGCATGGATGTGCTTCATCACACGATTGAAGCCCTTCATCATGCCTCGCACATGGATCCCTGGATGGTTATAGAAGGCAACCCGGACGGCATATTCGCTAACCATCGGGCTAACACAGCAGCTTCCATCAGCCATGCACGCTTCTATCTTGACCTGCTGTCCAGATCACTGACAGGCAACCTGTAG
- a CDS encoding dynamin family protein: protein MHRENYMNALREDIVETITKHLTPVAQRYGYSDMPLETNIKWRPMVLVIGNYSSGKSSLINEFLGAKIQDTGQAPTDDSFTVLTYDDSVPETEGIQVVEQRDGKALLNDPEYPFSTLRKHGQRFAAHFQLKKINSPFLKNLAIIDTPGMLDSISERDRGYDYQEVLGDLAQKAGLVLVLFDAHKAGTVREAYKSIRETLTAHTSEDRIIFVLNRIDECTTFNDLLRVYGTLCWNLSQITGRKDIPMIRMTYSSNAATISKDPAFAPPFLPLLENQREDLKQTILQTPLRRLDHLATYLEIHGERLGHYIEALQAFALQFQSFRIKKMSIGFLISLLGGSLIAGSIMLLGLMADPTVLLTVGGVCAGLLMILWLAVFQKKLEQKFRTTRLEDLDSLTPVADQTRKDSWKAIRDLVYQHLKENKGDYTLYDLKLDRFDIKKVNDDATHEIREALSGFRRMSEDELEEWGTASLAREADKKGLSH from the coding sequence ATGCATCGTGAAAATTATATGAATGCCCTTCGGGAAGATATCGTGGAGACCATCACCAAGCACCTGACACCGGTGGCCCAGCGCTATGGTTACAGCGATATGCCTCTGGAGACCAATATAAAATGGCGTCCAATGGTGTTGGTCATCGGCAATTATTCATCCGGTAAATCTTCCTTGATCAATGAATTTTTAGGCGCAAAGATTCAGGACACAGGTCAGGCCCCCACAGATGATTCATTTACCGTACTGACCTACGATGATTCCGTGCCGGAAACAGAAGGGATACAGGTGGTGGAACAGCGAGACGGCAAGGCTCTGCTGAATGATCCTGAATATCCCTTTTCCACCCTTCGCAAACACGGCCAGCGTTTTGCAGCCCATTTTCAACTGAAAAAAATCAACTCGCCTTTTTTGAAAAATCTGGCCATCATTGATACCCCCGGCATGCTTGACAGCATTTCCGAGCGGGACCGGGGATATGATTATCAGGAGGTCCTCGGTGATTTGGCCCAAAAGGCCGGGCTAGTGCTGGTTTTGTTTGACGCCCACAAGGCTGGAACCGTGCGGGAGGCCTATAAAAGCATTCGGGAGACCCTGACCGCCCATACCTCTGAAGACCGGATCATTTTTGTGCTTAATCGTATTGATGAATGCACCACTTTTAATGATCTGTTGCGTGTTTATGGAACCCTGTGCTGGAATCTATCCCAGATTACAGGACGAAAGGATATCCCCATGATCCGGATGACCTATTCGTCCAATGCAGCAACAATCAGCAAAGATCCTGCATTTGCGCCCCCGTTTCTCCCCCTTCTTGAAAATCAGCGGGAGGATTTGAAGCAGACGATTTTACAGACTCCCTTGCGCAGGCTGGATCATCTGGCCACTTATTTGGAGATTCACGGGGAGCGTCTGGGCCATTATATAGAAGCGCTTCAGGCCTTTGCTTTGCAATTCCAAAGTTTCCGCATAAAAAAAATGTCTATCGGATTTTTGATCAGCCTTCTGGGGGGAAGCCTGATTGCCGGTAGCATTATGTTACTGGGCTTAATGGCCGATCCCACTGTTTTGTTGACTGTGGGCGGTGTCTGTGCCGGTCTTCTTATGATTTTATGGCTGGCCGTATTCCAGAAAAAGCTGGAACAAAAATTTCGCACCACTCGGCTGGAAGATCTTGATAGCCTCACCCCTGTTGCCGACCAGACACGCAAAGACAGCTGGAAAGCTATCCGGGATCTGGTGTATCAGCATCTGAAAGAAAACAAAGGTGATTATACCCTTTATGACCTCAAATTGGATCGGTTTGACATCAAGAAGGTCAATGATGACGCCACCCACGAAATTCGGGAAGCATTGAGCGGGTTCCGGCGCATGTCTGAGGATGAATTGGAAGAATGGGGGACAGCGAGTTTGGCCCGTGAAGCTGATAAAAAGGGTTTGTCCCATTAA
- a CDS encoding DUF294 nucleotidyltransferase-like domain-containing protein, translating into MKLEEHVKHTEEVFGVPGKDIHQWLDGFFDTNSFERLLAGQSPANYDPYSHRKFRHCIEGLEEAYEKFEGKYSREEIKNVFETHVKDDYRGYLPKREDFENGTFTEKYHDAAETEDKKILSFEELTDYFQGKSYNYQKEKSEKFFDSFGSRIILPTILAIILFISYIFFYVVPLFENNMLSQKKLMVKELTATAASVITHYQVLEEKGQLSPEEARQRTIDEIKTMRYDSQNKNYFFIIDMAPKMILHPYRPELTGKDLSDYTDEENKSGKKLFVEFVRIVKSEGEGYLRYHWQWKDNPEKTAEKLSYVKGIPERGWIVGTGIYINDIAEEKEALQLHIFQIVGITVDGLFMLLAYFLLQSRRIENDRKRAEAGLKEVKDRYRALVESSNEGYLLSMEGRIVYSNFKLQQILGFTDTELHQTDIWNIIFPDVENNSRLKEHLSNVFKNDADSGEFEAVAADSVGNHIDVIVTTSRIFLSEKHGHVISLRPIVRQSYIGVGSATSLPIDYKPMHSSLIKEIRESNRIGHVVQNMNKLPTIIQEMIDTGAKPKALCMVIGTTYDEVIVRCIELSIDETGQPPVAFAFLSLGSNARHEMTMFSDQDNAIIFEDTTQAAPDTIRAYFLKLGDKVCSKLNASGYHFCPAGIMALHPKWCLSEKEWHKKLKHIMKAPTPDGFLEFNVFFDLKCTYGNVNLANSIHSKIQLLMHQYPEFINSYAKNALIYKPPLNVLGGLKTERQDGAKTLNLKGALRPIEIFSRLYALKHGIDDANTIKRLNKIREKEEIDEEFYKEAIYMFNHIWQLRFFNQIFAHNGLRKVNDDLEIEELNDFEVEHLKQVISKLSMLRRKISLDFIESVAAEIKP; encoded by the coding sequence ATGAAACTTGAAGAACATGTAAAGCACACCGAAGAAGTTTTTGGTGTACCAGGAAAAGACATACACCAATGGCTTGATGGTTTTTTTGATACAAACTCATTTGAAAGACTGCTTGCAGGGCAAAGTCCGGCTAATTATGACCCGTATTCCCATAGAAAATTTCGTCATTGCATTGAGGGGTTGGAAGAGGCTTATGAGAAATTTGAGGGTAAGTATTCTCGTGAAGAAATCAAAAATGTATTTGAAACCCACGTCAAAGATGATTATAGGGGTTACCTTCCCAAAAGAGAAGACTTTGAGAACGGTACGTTCACAGAGAAATATCACGATGCTGCGGAAACTGAAGATAAAAAAATATTGAGTTTTGAAGAACTCACCGATTATTTCCAGGGCAAATCCTACAATTATCAAAAGGAGAAAAGCGAAAAATTTTTTGATAGCTTCGGTAGTCGCATTATTTTGCCGACTATATTGGCGATCATACTCTTTATCAGTTATATATTCTTTTACGTAGTTCCTCTCTTTGAAAATAACATGTTAAGCCAAAAAAAGCTGATGGTAAAAGAACTGACAGCAACAGCGGCAAGCGTAATTACACACTATCAGGTGTTAGAAGAAAAGGGGCAGCTTTCCCCTGAAGAGGCCAGACAGCGGACCATAGATGAAATAAAAACGATGCGCTATGACAGCCAGAATAAAAATTACTTTTTTATCATTGATATGGCCCCTAAAATGATACTGCATCCCTATCGTCCGGAGTTGACAGGCAAGGACTTGAGTGACTATACGGATGAAGAAAACAAAAGCGGCAAAAAACTGTTCGTTGAATTCGTTCGTATTGTAAAATCCGAAGGAGAGGGATATTTAAGATATCATTGGCAATGGAAAGATAACCCAGAAAAAACTGCTGAGAAGCTATCGTATGTAAAAGGAATACCCGAAAGAGGCTGGATTGTTGGTACGGGTATATATATCAATGATATTGCAGAAGAAAAAGAGGCTTTGCAGCTGCATATTTTTCAAATCGTCGGAATTACTGTTGACGGACTATTTATGCTGTTGGCCTATTTTCTTCTACAAAGCAGACGCATTGAAAACGACCGAAAAAGGGCTGAAGCAGGTCTAAAAGAAGTTAAAGACCGCTATCGGGCGTTGGTCGAATCCTCAAATGAGGGTTACCTTTTGTCCATGGAAGGCCGAATTGTATACTCAAATTTCAAGTTACAACAAATATTAGGTTTTACGGACACTGAACTTCATCAAACCGATATCTGGAATATTATATTTCCCGATGTGGAAAATAACAGCAGGCTAAAAGAACACCTGAGCAATGTATTCAAAAACGACGCTGATTCCGGAGAGTTTGAAGCGGTGGCTGCTGATTCTGTTGGAAATCATATTGATGTTATTGTTACTACATCTCGTATATTTCTATCTGAAAAACACGGGCATGTTATTTCTTTACGCCCTATTGTTCGTCAAAGCTATATTGGTGTTGGCTCCGCCACAAGTCTTCCTATTGATTATAAACCAATGCATTCTTCTCTTATCAAAGAGATCAGGGAGAGTAACAGAATCGGGCATGTTGTCCAAAATATGAATAAACTGCCGACAATTATTCAAGAAATGATTGATACAGGTGCTAAACCCAAAGCGTTGTGTATGGTGATTGGCACAACGTATGATGAAGTTATCGTTCGTTGTATCGAGTTGTCAATAGATGAAACTGGTCAGCCACCGGTTGCCTTTGCATTCCTTTCTCTTGGCAGCAATGCAAGGCATGAGATGACCATGTTCTCAGACCAGGATAATGCAATAATTTTTGAAGATACCACACAAGCAGCGCCTGACACGATCAGGGCATATTTCCTGAAGCTTGGAGATAAGGTTTGTAGCAAGCTCAATGCTTCCGGTTATCATTTCTGTCCGGCGGGAATTATGGCTTTACACCCCAAATGGTGTCTTTCTGAAAAAGAATGGCATAAAAAGTTGAAACATATCATGAAGGCCCCAACGCCTGACGGGTTTCTGGAGTTTAATGTATTCTTCGATTTGAAATGTACTTATGGCAATGTTAATTTAGCGAACTCTATACATTCAAAAATTCAATTATTAATGCATCAGTACCCTGAGTTTATCAATAGTTACGCAAAAAATGCGTTGATATATAAACCGCCTCTTAATGTTTTGGGCGGCTTGAAAACTGAACGACAAGATGGCGCAAAAACCTTGAATCTTAAAGGTGCACTGCGTCCCATTGAAATTTTTTCAAGACTTTATGCCTTAAAGCATGGAATTGATGATGCAAATACCATTAAAAGATTGAATAAAATTAGAGAAAAGGAAGAAATTGACGAAGAATTTTACAAAGAAGCAATCTATATGTTTAATCATATATGGCAGTTAAGATTCTTTAATCAGATTTTTGCACACAACGGTTTGCGCAAAGTGAATGATGATTTAGAAATTGAAGAACTCAATGATTTCGAAGTTGAACATCTAAAGCAAGTTATTTCCAAGCTCTCAATGCTTAGAAGAAAAATCAGTCTTGATTTCATCGAAAGCGTTGCGGCAGAGATTAAACCCTAA